Proteins from one Scleropages formosus chromosome 14, fSclFor1.1, whole genome shotgun sequence genomic window:
- the LOC108929022 gene encoding UDP-glucuronosyltransferase-like, whose protein sequence is MDRKGWAASTLGLLSWLSACTVGPAQGGKLLVMPVDGSHWLSMEILVKELSRRGHDAVVLLPETSFLIRGSDHYRNEVFRVPYTIEELDASVNAFKRMDAQDFFSNVQNLLNFSNMQIKGCEGLLYDTPLMDRLQGEGFDIVLTDPFLPCGPLIAETFAIPPVYFLRGLPCGLEYEAIQCPTPPSYIPRFFSGNTDVMNFPQRVKNILFTIQEYFVCSKIYASFDELTSRYLGRDTTYGEVLSHGAVWLMRYDFTFEYPRPLMPNMVLIGGINCAKINPLPAEVKTFVDESGEHGFVVFTLGTLVSEISEERTQQFLQAFRRIPQKVLWRHTGPRPANVPHNVKLMKWLPQNDLLGHPKARAFMTHGGTHGLYEGICNAVPMVLMPLFGDQGENILHMEVRGVGVVLRIHDTTSEQIVWALNKVINDTSYKEKIQKLSAIHKDRPIEPLDLAVHWTEFVMRHKGAEHLRPAAHNLNWFQYHSLDVIGLLLSVVAIVIAATVKSCTFCFRKCCRRKTQKKKKE, encoded by the exons ATGGATAGGAAGGGCTGGGCTGCGTCCACACTGGGGCTGCTCTCCTGGCTGAGCGCCTGCACCGTGGGGCCGGCGCAGGGGGGCAAACTCCTGGTCATGCCTGTGGATGGAAGCCACTGGCTCAGCATGGAGATTCTGGTAAAGGAGCTCTCCCGACGGGGCCACGATGCGGTCGTACTGCTGCCGGAGACGAGTTTCTTAATACGAGGCTCCGACCATTACCGCAACGAGGTCTTCCGTGTGCCCTACACCATTGAGGAACTGGATGCCAGTGTGAATGCCTTCAAAAGAATGGACGCCCAAGATTTCTTCTCTAACGTGCAGAATCTTCTCAACTTCAGCAACATGCAGATTAAGGGCTGCGAGGGATTGCTCTACGACACCCCGCTCATGGACCGGCTCCAAGGCGAGGGATTCGACATCGTGCTCACGGACCCTTTTCTGCCTTGCGGGCCTCTCATTGCCGAAACCTTTGCCATCCCCCCGGTGTACTTCTTGCGAGGGCTGCCCTGCGGGCTGGAATACGAGGCCATCCAGTGCCCCACACCCCCTTCCTACATCCCGCGCTTCTTCTCTGGCAATACAGATGTCATGAACTTCCCCCAGCGTGTGAAGAACATTCTCTTCACTATACAGGAGTACTTCGTGTGCTCAAAGATCTACGCCAGCTTCGATGAGCTTACCAGCAGGTACCTGGGCCGGGACACCACATACGGGGAGGTCCTCAGTCACGGTGCCGTCTGGCTGATGAGGTACGATTTCACCTTCGAGTATCCTCGTCCGCTCATGCCCAACATGGTCCTCATCGGCGGCATCAACTGTGCCAAGATAAACCCTCTGCCCGCG GAGGTGAAGACCTTTGTGGATGAGTCTGGAGAACATGGCTTCGTGGTCTTCACCCTGGGCACCCTCGTGTCCGAGATATCTGAAGAGAGGACTCAGCAGTTCTTGCAGGCCTTCCGCCGGATTCCTCAAAAA GTTCTGTGGCGGCACACGGGACCGCGACCCGCCAACGTGCCCCACAACGTGAAGCTGATGAAGTGGCTGCCGCAGAACGATCTCTTGG GACACCCCAAGGCCAGAGCTTTCATGACCCATGGTGGCACCCATGGGCTCTACGAGGGCATCTGCAACGCTGTTCCCATGGTGCTGATGCCACTATTTGGTGACCAGGGAGAGAATATACTCCATATGGAGGTCCGGGGCGTTGGCGTGGTCCTCAGAATCCACGATACCACCTCAGAACAAATAGTCTGGGCCCTGAACAAGGTCATCAATGACACAAG TTATAAGGAGAAAATACAGAAGCTATCGGCGATACACAAAGATCGGCCCATTGAACCCCTGGACCTAGCGGTTCACTGGACAGAGTTTGTCATGCGACACAAAGGCGCCGAGCACCTGAGGCCTGCCGCACACAACCTCAACTGGTTCCAGTACCACTCCCTGGACGTCATCGGCCTGCTCCTGTCCGTAGTTGCGATCGTTATTGCGGCGACCGTAAAAAGCTGCACGTTTTGCTTCCGGAAGTGCTGCCGGAGGAAAactcagaagaagaagaaggagtgA
- the LOC108929011 gene encoding UDP-glucuronosyltransferase 1-6-like isoform X1, whose product MVPEGKLLSVLMLVISCVGFGQTGKLLVLPMDGSHWIGVKALAEEMAQRGHDVVVVIPEVSILLGPSKNCTTKAFSVPYTKDLIENMMNNDLMILNNEQTFLETTIFLLNAISNYNNILKVTGESLFYNQELMSYLRGKQFDALLTDPAWPIGPILGEHLEVPSVYMLRGLPCGLDFKVTACPAPPSFVPRIFTHYSDRMTFPQRTINILVSLVEPLLCKFVCSILDELATRFLQREVTIAEIFKNASVWLTRLDYTFEYPRPLMPNMVMIGGIHCAVRNALPQELETFVNKSGDHGFVVFTLGSMVSQIPEEKAQLFLEAFRQIPQRVLWRYTGPTPANLPQNVKLMKWLPQNDLLGHPKARAFMTHGGTHGLYEGICNGVPMVMMPLFGDQGDNVQRMVTRGVGEVLNIHYTTSEEVVWALNKVINDTSYKEKIQKLSAIHKDRPIEPLDLAVHWTEFVMRHKGAEHLRPAAHNLNWFQYHSLDVIGLLLSVVAIVIAVTVKSCTFCFRKCCRRKTQKKKKE is encoded by the exons ATGGTCCCAGAAGGGAAGCTATTATCAGTGCTCATGCTGGTTATCAGCTGTGTCGGTTTTGGGCAGACGGGCAAACTGCTGGTGCTACCCATGGACGGCAGCCACTGGATAGGTGTGAAGGCTTTAGCGGAGGAGATGGCCCAGCGGGGCCATGATGTGGTAGTGGTGATCCCGGAAGTCAGTATACTCCTGGGACCCAGCAAGAATTGTACCACCAAGGCGTTCAGCGTACCCTACACCAAGGATTTAATAGAGAACATGATGAATAATGACCTGATGATATTGAACAACGAACAGACTTTCCTAGAGACgacaatttttttattgaatgcCATAAGCAACTATAACAATATTTTGAAAGTCACAGGTGAGAGCCTTTTCTACAACCAAGAACTTATGTCATACCTAAGGGGAAAGCAGTTTGACGCCTTGCTAACAGACCCAGCATGGCCCATTGGCCCAATCTTAGGAGAACACCTTGAAGTTCCTTCTGTCTACATGCTGCGGGGGTTGCCATGTGGCCTTGATTTTAAAGTCACCGCCTGTCCTGCTCCACCCTCTTTCGTGCCCAGGATCTTCACCCATTACTCTGATCGCATGACATTCCCCCAACGGACGATCAACATCTTGGTTAGCCTGGTGGAGCCTCTCTTATGCAAGTTCGTGTGTAGCATCTTGGACGAGCTAGCGACCCGCTTCCTCCAGAGGGAAGTGACCATAGCGGAGATCTTCAAGAATGCCTCCGTGTGGCTGACAAGGCTCGACTACACTTTTGAGTACCCACGCCCCCTCATGCCCAATATGGTGATGATAGGAGGAATCCATTGTGCAGTGAGAAATGCCCTACCACAG gagctggagaccTTCGTGAACAAGTCTGGGGATCATGGCTTTGTGGTCTTCACTCTGGGCTCCATGGTGTCCCAGATCCCCGAAGAAAAGGCCCAGCTGTTCTTGGAGGCCTTCCGGCAGATCCCCCAAAGA GTTCTGTGGCGGTACACAGGGCCGACACCCGCCAACCTCCCTCAAAATGTGAAGCTGATGAAGTGGCTGCCGCAGAATGATCTCTTGG GTCACCCCAAGGCCAGAGCTTTCATGACCCATGGTGGCACGCATGGGCTCTACGAGGGCATCTGCAACGGTGTTCCCATGGTGATGATGCCACTATTTGGTGACCAGGGAGACAATGTACAGCGCATGGTGACCCGTGGTGTTGGCGAGGTCCTCAACATCCACTATACCACCTCAGAAGAAGTAGTCTGGGCCCTGAACAAGGTCATCAATGACACAAG TTATAAGGAGAAAATACAGAAGCTGTCGGCGATACACAAAGATCGGCCCATTGAACCCCTGGACCTAGCGGTGCACTGGACAGAGTTTGTCATGCGACACAAAGGCGCCGAGCACCTGAGGCCTGCCGCACACAACCTCAACTGGTTCCAGTACCACTCCCTGGACGTCATCGGCCTGCTCCTGTCCGTAGTTGCGATCGTTATTGCGGTGACCGTTAAAAGCTGCACGTTTTGCTTCCGGAAGTGCTGCCGGAGGAAAactcagaagaagaagaaggagtgA